In Apis mellifera strain DH4 linkage group LG1, Amel_HAv3.1, whole genome shotgun sequence, the sequence tatatttttatatagtaaaacatttaaaaaaatttatttaaatgattaattatttatgttgttattaaatataataaaataataaatcatttaagaaaatattttaatctcttataaatattcttttagagAAAAcaagcaattttaattattacagtaCTATTTGGTACAGTACATGATGAAGAAAGTGCTGTAAGAGCTGCTGGATTACGAGCACTAGGAATGTTAGTTACATTACCTGCACTAAGAGAAGAAACTGGATTTTTAATGGATCTAGCTGATATAGTTTGTTTAACTGCTGATGATAAAAATCTCGGTGTTCGTATCAAGGGAGCATGGGCGTTAGCTAATTTGTGCAATTGTCTTTCTAAAGAAAAGTtagttatagatatataaatgtttaactaatattttttaattattctaaactattttatatttaaaatcatatattaatcttatataaaaattttaatttttttataaatttttataaaaaaagagattatgAAGATATTGAACCtatttctttggaaattttattaccaaAGATATATCAAATCAGTATTAAAGCATCTAAAGACAATGATAAGGTAAAATGCAATGCTGTTCGAGCCCTTGggagtattttatatttatgttctaACAAACACATATTGAAAGATACATCACCAGGTTTAGAGACTTTGATAAGTTGTGCTACAGTAGGAAATGATATGAAggtatgtaaattaaaatatatcaattaagtACATAATTAGTAATTTGAAATACAATCAAAAAACTTGTATttcatatcttataatttgaaagtttttatatgcattaattatttttacattatattaaatattattttaatttctttttattattatattttatgttttaatatttttctatattatacattaaaggTGCGTTGGAATGCATGTCGAGCTCTGGGTTTAGTTTTAAGTAATAATCCAGATAGTATATTACCATCTTCTTGGCgagtatgtaataaatataataaaactttagttttttatattacaattaatacaatttttttgttttagtaGGATCAGGTATTTCCTGCATTATGCAATCTAATTTGTAATAGTCCAAATTTTAAAGTGCGTACTAATGCAGCATGGGCATTATATTCTTGTAATTcctatggaaaatatataataattttatggaaGAGTCTTATTTTAGCTTTTGAAAATTCTCAATATGTACCGAGTTATATTGAGTATCCTCATCGTGATGCTCTTATTCAacaagtaattaatattattattaaatatgaaatctataataattaaatattaaatctataatcgaaattatatatacataaatattattatgtttttagtTGTGCCTTACTCTTAGTCATGTGGCTGCTTATACAGAAGTATCAGATTTACAAAATCTTTGGGCAGAAATaagtgaatatataaatgatgtttctagttatataaaacaatttcaagtatgattttcttatttaaaaaattaaactatttattaaaatatattaattttattaatattttatcatatttattctaaattttttattctaaatatataaaatataaaataatttttattaatttaaaaatttgtgttCATACACAAatacatatttgtatatattttttaggaaaTTATTGTTCCTGAAAAAATGGGAGATATAATAAAGGCAAAATctcaattggaaaaatatatgaaaaatgctatattattagaagaacGAAAAATTGCCCAAAGTTTAGCAAGCATTTTTGAAAGAACTAAACGATTTGATAATTtagatgatattatttttcagaataatgtatagtaaaaaataattaatattttatatatatataatatatttataaattaattgtatactATAATTGTAGAcatgtatatacaattatatatatataattatatttaaactatgTAAATATTGTTCGCGGCTGACAAAAAACTCTCATCATAGAGTcaagacaaattttttttttacatgattttattgatatactttcaattaatatatatatgctcatttttatgaatatatgaattagaTTCATCTAATTAACTAatcataaattcattattcattaaaatcaactaattatattttttctaaaaaattttttaagtcgcgaacagtatatatatatatatatatgtatatgtacataataagCATATAGAatgattctaaataaatattttagaaataaagattatattgaattgaaaaaaatttgtttttaggaaatagatagaaataataaaatatacaaatgtaaATGCAAatgttacatataaatattaagataatttttaaattaaatagattttttaaaataatacaacagTATATTTATcagtatgataaaatataaagaaaattattatattatataatttttaatattgaattatttttatatggattacattatatatgaaatctataaattttaaatatatcatttatatcatttattatatatctatatattaaatatgtttcaattaactaaaatgtaaacattttataatttttttatttaaataatttcctaaattttacttattaaatgcctataatatctttttcaaaataattttagtcaaaaaaaatattaaattttaatattaaaatattaaaattaaagtcacaattttttatttattagtttaattgttataattactGATTTAAtccaaatgttatttatttttgttaaggAACTGAATTGtttacatttatatctatatattctatattactattaattttatttttatttgtatttgcaATAGAATTTGATTCTTCGGATTGActaaaatcttttgaatttaatatatttttaactattttatcatttttattatttaattcctgtttatttaaattttcttcttctgaagaatatatattattttcattcttgcTATGTTGTTCTATATTTGtagtttttatcttttttttttgtttccatttttgttttttttttaatctttttgctcttttttttGCAGTTATTTCCTTagctattcttttattttcttcaatttttttatgatattctgCATCTAAAAGTTCCTAATGAAAACatgaaaacaaatgaaataaggaaataattttgtattattcatttgtatatttaatctaataaaaataatttttatatttaataatataaagtttaactcatgttaaataattatactttaaaaattatatatatatatatatatatatatatatatatatatatataaaatcatgaataaaattatttttgttacctTATGACctttttcttgaataaatttttgtcgtGCATATTCTTTACGTCTTAAATGTCTATATACATGAAATTCTCCACTACCAGCACCAGCACTACTACCCATTACATTACGAACAAATTCTGGTACTGTAGGTGTACTTTTAGCTTTAGGTCGTTCTGGTAATATAATAGGTTTTTcctattataacaaataaataaataatattttatattaacaatatttgaaaaaaataaaatcaacttAATACAGGAATCAaacattatatgaatatattatatgaatatacatttatatattcatattatatattatcaaagtcATTAAGAATAtgcaaaaagataaaaatgatttgtatAACACTTTTTGAttcgtttgaaattaaaaaagaaaaaaaataaaaatataactaaaataatgttttaatattttaatatttaccggatttttcatcaatttttgaagttttaatCGTTGTAAATCAATTGCTGTTTTTGCAACAAcaggtttttcttcttctttttctttattttctggcataatgatatatatttttatacaataagaaactttattaattttattataatttttacatttgttatcaaactataataataagaggTTACATACACGATAACAAAAGTGAAACgtacaatataaaatcaatacatTTAGTTATAGCAATTCTTTACAtacaaaactaaaaatataattaattatataaaaatatatgaatataaatattacataagaaatttaattataagaaatactaaaaaatatattttttcataaataattaataatttaaaaatattttataattatatatttgtatgattTTGTATGacactatattatttattatgatactatttttatttatgtatactttatatatttctttcacataaattatattatattatatttttaatataagtttttctttattattttattttaattattattttattattaagtgttaaattttatattgtttattaaattttgtttattacatTTAGAGATAAACCTAAGAAAATTTAAGTACTAACAttacaatgatttattttgattacaaaatttatttgaaataagatttattcaaataattaattataattagtaatatttttattgtaactgATTTTTAATagtcttattaaaataaatacgattaaattaatacaatttatattataatatattttaatatgtgatgtgaatacatattatatattattatatattattatattttattatatgaaaaatatttattataataagaatataagtatattaagaatataagtttattaagaattttttattaagaaaagcacaattaaatcatttatttcaatataatttttcttagtaACTATAGTAACATATTACTAATAATTCTGAAGTGATCCAGTTGGTAACAGTAATAGTAGCAGAAGGCTTTCAATATTGACGCACATTGACGCTTATTGAGAATCCTGTAATCGTCGAAGACTAACAAAATTGTATTGTCAAATTCAAAGTGATTTTCACgagacaaaatatattattgcatattcTAAAAACAATGTCAGAGACGATAATAGACGAAaggtaatttttgtaaaattttaaattaggtATGCTTtgatgaatattcaattttttgaaatatattaaaatattttgtagagTAACCGATGAAATCGAAGCATTAAAAGCAATTTTGCTTGATGATGAGttaaatataaaggaaaatgATAGGTAAGTTTTTTCTAcaagaaatttgatattcgtAACCTAGTAATTGAATCAATTgtcattttaaaacttttaatcataaattatagaaatttaatttataacaaaaatatatttttttcaaaaaataaatataatagtttaaaattactattataaatataatagtatatgatttataaaaattcaaatttaattgcaaaataataattgttaattttaaaattcaatgaatatatttcttaaaaagtaaaatatatttgaatttgaattttaattttaaaaattaatattaattttaaaaataaattataatatattataataataaaattataactattaatttaaattaatcttatataatttgaattataatttttttgaatttattaattcatttgaaaatagtattatatttataacattatgtagaattatttagcattattattttaattatttatattatattatataatatttagcaattatttatcttttaaatctatatatttattaatcataatgatgttatattcataattcttaatatgaTAGAAgatcttaatattataaaatctttataatattaaatctttatatatatattaatatgtttataatacttaatattgtttttattattattaattatttattattaatttttattaattattataaaaatatattatataattattataaaatatatattatataagttaataataaaaaacaaaaatttgtttctgcaaatatataattatatataaatttaaattttctaaaaataaaaaaatttaattattaagaattaaaatattcaaatatttaaatattgtacatgTAAAAGATCTGtaagacaaaaaaataattttatatgtttacaattactatattattatataataataattgttatatatatattatatacatattataaatatatatattatatacataataattatatacattattatataataataaatgttaaatattgtaattgaaatatgtagaacaaaattatttttataaaaagagttattagtttacttttattattttttaatctatttatatttattttttaaatactatagagagagagaaaaaaacatatgttttgtattatattttctattaatttaatatttaattattttatcattaattatgtgtataaaattattaattaattaattttaaaattattagttaatttattgttagttttattatgaattatgaaaatcaatcttttttcAGAGGCGAACCAGAATATATTGAGACTGTATTATTTCCTTCAACTGGTGAAGATTCACAGTCTCAATATGTTTGTGTAACACTGATTGTTCAGTTACCTGCTGGATATCCTGATATATCACCTACTATTAATCTCAGAAATCCAAGAGGTTTGGATGAAAATACTGTAAGACTTATGCAATCAGATGCAGAAGCAAAATGTAAGAATTTTATAGGTCAACCAGTTATGTTTGAACTCATTGAGGtatgtattacatattaaaaataatcaatttgtaaaatattatgattaatatatttta encodes:
- the LOC107966055 gene encoding PRKR-interacting protein 1 homolog, which gives rise to MPENKEKEEEKPVVAKTAIDLQRLKLQKLMKNPEKPIILPERPKAKSTPTVPEFVRNVMGSSAGAGSGEFHVYRHLRRKEYARQKFIQEKGHKELLDAEYHKKIEENKRIAKEITAKKRAKRLKKKQKWKQKKKIKTTNIEQHSKNENNIYSSEEENLNKQELNNKNDKIVKNILNSKDFSQSEESNSIANTNKNKINSNIEYIDINVNNSVP